The genomic interval CCACCGGCACGAGGCCGGAGGGGAGCCAAGAGGATCGACCGCTTCTTTGTAGCTCATCAGTCTTGCTTCCACCGGGCCAAGCCCGGATGGAGAGCGTGGAATCATGTCATTCATGGGGACTGTCCCCATTCGTTCGGCTCGGGAAAATTGGCGCGCGCTGGTGCGTTCGATATGATTGACAATAGCTATGGCCATCGAAATCTTAAAAGCAGATCTTTCTAATCCTGACCATCAATGCGCGGTCCTTGCAATGATGGAAGCGTATTCGTGCGACCCAATGGGTGATGGCCATGGTCTTTCGGACTACGCCAAAGAGAACTTGATTTCAGGATTGTCCGAGCATCCGACAACGATTGTCTTTCTTGCTCTGGACAACAAGACTCCTTGCGGAATTGCTACGTGTTTCCGTGGCTTCTCTACATTTGCTGCCAAACCGCTCATCAACATCAGCGATTTCTTCGTAGAACCTCGTTTACGAGGCAAAGGGATCGGAAACCAATTGTTGTTCGCCATCGAAAATGAAGCGAGACGTATCGGCTGCTGCAAACTGTCCCTGGAAGTGCAGGAGAACAATCCGGTCGCCCGCGGCATCTACACAAGATTCGGGTTTCAGCAGGCAGTTTACGCAGCAGATTCAGACGGTGGAGGATCGCAATACATGGTAAAACAACTCACCTGATGAATTCCAACGAGCCATGTGGTGAACCGCAGGGGCCATCCCGATACTTTCGCCAAAACAAGAATTCGTTTCGTGCGTCAGCCTCACGCCCCCGAAAACGCACAGGACGCACTAAAACTACAAGGTGTGTTCGGGCTCAGCCAGCTTTCCGAAATAGAAATGCAGCGTGCTATTGTCTTGCAATGGCTGTCTTAGATCGAAGCTCAAAATCAGTCGTTGAAGCACTAGACTATGTCTGGAACGATACAGAAAGAAAGACAGTGAGCATGATCGATCTGTGGGTGGTATGAGCGACTGTGAACGGGAAACGGTCCGAAATTGGTACCTGTTTATCCCATTCCGGAGACCTTAGTGCCGGAACTTTGTACGTGTTCCAAGCCGATCAAATGGAACAAGGTCAAGTGGTATTGATCGCGACTTCTGGCTGGCGGATCGACTTGAAACGCATCGGCAGGAAGAGATAGGGCAAAAAAATGGAGGGGCAAAAAAATGTTCATGCTCATTCTGCCCGCAACTTTTGCCCGCACACTATGTGCCCTTGTGGTGGGTGCCCTCGCGGTGGGCGCCCTGACGTAGCGTTCATCAGGCAAGGCATGCTTTGCGTGGCGGCAACCGTCCGTCGCAAACCGGTAGCGTGGGACCTCAGCAGGTGTCTCCCCGAATCCACGCTGCAAACGTGAAGATGAGCGGACCGTCTTTTGTCATGCAAAGCATGACCTACCGTTCCGCTTCGCTTGACGGACCCGATGGCGATGTCGGGGCAACAAAAAAGGTCTGGGGACGAGAAAAAGGGTCGAAGTCGCAAAGAAAATGGGACCGAAACCGGCAAAAGCGATCCGGATGTACTGGCTTGGTCTGACACGGGCCCCGCTCTGACACCGAGAGTGTGGATTGAGATAGAATCTCTTTTGGGCGGATTGGACATCCCGACTCAAGTCCCACGGTCCATGTCATTGGTGCTGGCAACCTCCAACAAAGTTCAACGCACGATGGATGCATGCACGTCCTGTGCCTGCATCCATCGCAGTTCGTTCTCACCCATCACACTTAGATTTTCACGCAGGAATTAGATGGATGTTCGGCCATTCACGAAACGGGCCGTGGAGACGATCCGACAATCACTGGATTACGTTGCCGCTCACAAACATGATTACGTCGGCATTGAACACATTCTGCTAGTATTAACCGCTCCCGATACGGACATCGCGGTGGCAAAGCATTCCGACCTTGCCGTTTCATGCGCCAGAGTTCGTGAACTTGTGAACAAGCAAATCACGTCCGGAAATGGCGATGGATCGACGAACGTTCCGCAGACTCCGCAGGCAAAACAGTTGCTTGTAAATTCCATACACATTGCCAAAGCACTTGGTCACCTTGGCGTCAATCCCGAACACATGTTCCTGGCCTTTCTTGATCTTGAATCCGAACCGATGGTTCAACTGATTTCGGACGACGCAATGGTTGACGTGAACACGATGCGCAGGCAGTTAACATCGGCATCAGAATTGGACAAATACACGCTACCTTTTCCGCCAGGGATCGACTGGTAACAATCAGATTCACGACTAGTGCATCGTCCGGTCTTGATTTTGGGGTTAGCCGTTTTGGCGTTAGCCACGATTGTGTCACGAAAACCGTGGCTAACGCCAAAACGGCTCATCTACCGAACCCACGTTCTAAGACTGGACGATGCACTAGTTGCCCAGTCGTGCTTATTGAATTAGAGGGTCACTCAGGGCGACCGCGTGATCCGTGCCGTTACCGGAAGAACATCCATCGCAACCAACGGTGCCTACAGATGAGTGTGGCAAAAGCGGTCACAATCGCGACCAAGGGCTTGACGTTCGATATCGTCCGGCAGTCTGGATTGTTCCCTCCCATCCACTTGTTGAATTCGTTCCTGCGATGCGGGGTAGACGACGCTGGCTCCGAGATCATACTCCAGTGGGAACCGTTTACCCTCAACGCGTCCGAGTACGATGAGTTTTATGAAACATGTAAGACACTGATGGGCAACCTTGCAGTAGATGGCCTTGGTTGTGATGCATACGCTGGTTGGTTCTCCGCCGCAACTGTCCTACACAAAAATGGCTAGGTGGCGAAGCGCACGATAATCATGCGATGATAAGGATCAGTAGTGGTCGCCATTCTTGAGAGCGTTGGATCTCTCGCCGCCGCCCGTATATCGTTACCGTTCTGCCATTTGACTAGGACGAAGTACAAACGTTGAACCCTTAGTCATCGCCATCGAACTCCAATTCGGACTCTGCGGTAGCCCAACACCGCGGACCCGCTCCGTCATTGCTCTACTCGATTCAAACCGCGTGGATCGCGACGGGAATCTCACTTCTGTTGCTGGCTGTCATCGCTGCATTGACGATCGAAGAATCTTTAACGGGGCTGATAACATCCGACAATTCTTACGTCGCATCGATTTCTGCATCCGTTCCAGTCGCCGCATTCTTTGCGATGGGATGCTTAGCCGGATGGTGGTTTCAATCATCACGCATTTCCTGGCTTGCGACAGCGGTTCCCCTAATTTGCTTCGCTACCGTTCTTTGGGTTTCTGACTACGTACATGATTTTGGCGAGGGTGATGAGATAGTTGGCTACCTCGGACTTGGCGTATTTCTTGGTGGTACACCGGGTCTGCTTGCTTTCGCAGTGCACAATTCTCACCTTCGGATTGCATTGTCAATCGTTCCGCAACTATCATTTGGAGTCGGCTATGCCACAGCTCTCAACTCCATATCGTAGTTCTCTGCGACCCCCGTCGGGGTCGGTCAGGCCAAGATTCTAATGACCGTCGGTGCGCTGCCGCGACCGACGGCTACCATCTGCGACCGGCTTCGCGGTCAGAGGGAGGCTTTTCGGTGGGACGATGCTTTGGTTGCAGTGATGCGGAGGGTACGTGCGACGCATGACGTGTTTGGATGATTGTGACTGGTAGTTCGAAATGCGGGTGCCAGTCGCAGGAAAAGACGAATTGCCCGCCTTCTCATTTGCAGCTTCAATCTATGTGCGATGTACTCAGCAACCCGCCGTATGACGTCATGCAGAGCATGACCTACGGCTATCACGGTTCCGGATTTTTTTGCCCACACATTTTTTTGCCCCATCTGTCTGTGCTTTGATGCAGCGTTCATCCAATGGTGTGCTGTGCGTGCCCCCACTCCCTTCATTGCAAACCGGTAACAAGGCGCGTCCGGATCTACGAGGGGCGGACAGGACTCACGGGACACAGCGACAATGCTGAATGCCTCTGCCGAGTGAAGTGACTTTTGCTTTCATAGCTGGCATCCGTCATAATCTGGCCACCGGCTGATTCGAGCCGACCTTCCGACGCCCTCAGAACCAACGGACTAACCGTGACGAGCCAAAATGGGATTGATTTCCAAGAGATGGAGCACCTGGAAGCAGAAACGGAATTGATGCCGCCAGAACTCTACACCGCAAATCTGATCGAGTGGGCATTGGAACGCCACGCAAGTGATTTGTTCGTCTCAGATTCTGAGAACAGCGTCACCGTCTCGATTCGCCAGATGGGCCGCATACGCTTGGTGCGACGCTTGGCCAAGGATTATGGTCGACGACTGCAAGGGCACCTCAAGATTCTCGCCAGTGCCGATGCAGGGGACCACATACGTCCGGTCGAAGGTCGCGGGGTGATCACGACGCCAGACGGTTCCGTCGCCGACATGCGACTCAGCGCCGTGCCCACCCTGTTCGGCCAAGACGTCGCAATTCGTTTGTTCGACCCCGTCCGTGGCTCGCGACAACTGGAACAGCTCGGACTGGATGACACCGATCGCAAAATGATTGAATCTCTCTTGAATCACACCAGCGGTATGATCTTGGTAACGGGCCCCGTCGCCAGCGGCAAGTCCAGCACGCTGTATGCGATGTTGGATCATTTGAACGATGGCACGCGAAAGATTCATACGATCGAGGACCCCGTCGAGCATTCGCTCGTTGGTGTCATGCAGTCACAAGTCAATCTCAGGGCTGGCCTCGATTTTTCAGACTTGCTCACCGTCGTGCTGCGGCACAGCCCCGACGTGATCATGATCGGCGAGATCCGTGATCACCGCACGGCGGAAACCGCGGTCCGCGCAGGTGCCAGCGGTCAGTTGGTGTTGGCAACGATCCATTCGACATCATCAGCCGAAGCCATCGACATGATGTTGCAGTACAACATCAATCGAAAATTCATGGCCAGCGCTTTGATCGGCGTCATCAACCAGCGTTTGATTCGGCGTCTCTGCTCTCAATGCCGCAGTCCCATTGAGTTGTTCCAACCGATTGAGGTCTCCGATCGGACCGTGGGCAGAATGACGGACGGCGAAAAACCGATCCTGTATCGACCTCAGGGCTGCTCGACATGTCATGAAATTGGATTCGACAGTTTGTGTCCCGTCGCCGAAGTCATGCAGGTCGACCAGGGACTCAAGGATGCCATAGCCGATGGTGCCGCAGCGATGGAACTGGAACGATTGGCAACTCAACGCGGCATGTTGACGTTGGGTGAGTCCGCACAACTGGCCGTACTGACTGGCAAGACAAGCCCACTAGAAGCCTGCCGCTCGGTCAACGACCCGCACCTAGCAGAACTTTGCCAAATGATCCCCACGTGACTGGTTTTAGCCGTAGGTCATGCTGTGCATGACGCAATACGGCAGGCCCAAGGTTACGCGTGGTGGCCGCGTTGCGATGTACGGACGGTGTCATGCAATTGTGGGGCAGGTTTTCAACCTGCCGAGCAGGCGAGCAGTCTGGCAGGTTGTAAACCTGCCCCACATGATTATGCGGATCGGAGGTCATGCAAAGCATGACCTACACGAACGATACGCATTGCCTCAAGAACAGTCAGGCGTTTTGAGCCACTGAGTCGTCCAACCACACGTGACCGTCGGGTGTCCAGCGAACGGACTCCACGGCTCGCTTGCACGACACACGGCCTTTTTCTCGGTTAAATAATCGTGCGGCCAAGTTGCCTTTGATCATCCACCTCAGCCCGACGTATGACGTGGTCAGCCGTGGATTGATCTCGATGACACAATCCTCGCTGGGACACTTCCCAAGAATCAGATCCAGCCCCACGAATCCTCGCACCGTCGGCGGCATGGCGGAGATCGCACGCGAAGCGAGTGCCGTGGCGCGGCGCTGCGCGTCGTCATCCAACGGCCCACATCCTCCGGCGTAGTGACAACTCTCGTCCGTGATCTCCTGAGCGACCGCGGGCAAATAAGTCTGAGACCTGCCTGAAGCCACCAGTGCGATGCTGATCGAACGCCCCGGCATCCATCCCTGTAAGATCCCATCGTCCGTCAACGCGTCGACCGCATCGTCATACCGATCAAAGGTGCGAATCTGCTGAGTTCCACACCCATCTCTCGGCTTGACCACAAACCGATCGAAATCGAGCAGTTGCGATTCATAGCGTGTGTCGGCTGTCGCCAAGTACAGCGGATGTGCCACCCCCGCAGCGTGCAAACGTTTGGCCGTCAACAGCTTGTCGCTGGCCACACGCAAAAAATCACCGCTGCACGCGATCACGTCGATCCCTGCTGCGCGCAGCATCGCGACGCCCTTGGCCAGCATCCCATCGCTCTCGGGTGCAACGATCAACGCCGCATCACACTTGGACGCTGCATCGATCCACTGACTCCACAACGGCTGAGCGGGATCATGCTTGACCACCTCGACGCCCGGGATCGAAATCTTCAAACGCCCGTCCAGAGGCACCACTGCCTCGGCAAACTCAGCGATGTCACCGGCGATCGCCTGTAGCATCGCGACGCCTTCACGCCGCAAACTGCTCGGGATCTCACTGATGGGATGATCAGAAAGCCCTCCGCCAGAAACGAATTCACCGACAAAGATTCGCAAGTGATCTTCTAGTGGGTTGGAGTGGTCGGAGGAGATAGCCAACTGCGGGTACTGCGCCGTCCTTGCAAAAACCGTCCTTGCAAAAACCGTCCTTGCAAAAACCGTCCTTGCAAAAACCGTGTTCTCGTCTGGACAGGCCACCGCTGAACGACCCACTATTTTACGGGAACCACGAGGCCACGTCCAATCGGCAATCCAGTTTGGCAAAGCGGGAGCTTTGGGGCTTTTGTGCCGCCCGTGTGATTGGGAGTACGTCAGCCTTTCCAGGCTGACATTGGGGGTAGGTCAGCCTGGAAAGGCTGACGAACTTGAGTCTCAGCCGGCCTGAGCCAGGTTTTGCTCGCGGAGCCCTTGGATGTACTCCGCAGTGATGCTCAGTACCTCCTTGTTGTAGAACGTGTCGGCAAACACCTTCTTCTCGTTGACTTCCTGCTCAAGCTCTTTTTCTTCGTCTTCTTTCTGGGCATCCAGCTCTTTGCGACGCGCGAAGAACTCGTCTTCCTTCAGCGGCACCGAGTTTTCTTCTTTTTGCTTGACGTACAAGTTCACGCGACGAATCAAATCGACGAACTCTTGGTTGTTTTCCACACGCTTGGCCGAGCTGGATCGTAGCTGGGCGAGCAGATTCGCTGGGACCATGCCGTACACATCGTGCGGTGCCGCCGAAACTTGATCGCTCTCCAAAGCGTACTTGAGATCACTCTCGGCGACATCCATTTTTTGGGTCAAGCTTGGCAACACGAGGTCAGCGGCGACGCCTTCCCGTTGCGTGCTCCGTCCATCGGGCAAGTAAAACTGTTGCAGCGTGACCTTCAACGCCCCGTACTGCTTGCGTTGAACGGAGAAAATACGCTGGCCGACGTCCATCAATGTTTGCACAGTGCCTTTTCCGTGGGTCGCAGGATCACCGACGATAATCCCGCGTCCGTAATCCTTGATCGCTCCGGCAAAAATCTCGCTGGCACTCGCGCTGAACTTGCTCGTCAACACGACGAGCGGTCCGTTCCAATCCGTGCCACTTTCTTCGTCGGCATACTGTGTGACTTGGCCATCGGAATCTTTGACCTGGACCACAGGTCCTCGGTTGATGAACAGTCCGGTCAAGTTGATCGCTTCGGTCAGACTGCCACCACCGTTGCGGCTCAGATCCAACACGACGCCCTCAACTCCTTGGCGGCGAAAGTCCGCAAGAATGCGACGGACGTCACGGGTGCTGCTGCGGAAATCGGCTCGTTGTAACCGAGCGGCTTCCATGTCCATGTAAAAACTGGGCAGATTGATGAAGCCGATCTTCTTGGTTGTTCCATCAGGTGCGTTGTGCTCGATGACTTTGCCACGTGCCGCGGACTCTTCCAATTCAACTTTGGCGCGGGTGATTTTGTAAGTCTCCATCGTGCCCTTGCCGCCAACCTTGACGCCCAGGCGAACGGTGGTGCCCGCGTTGCCGCGGATCAAATCGACGACGTCTTTCAGAGGCATCTCGACGATGTCGACCATTTCACCTTCCTCACCTTGGCCGACCATGATGATGACATCGTCTGGTTTTAGCTTGCCGTCTTGATCGGCAGCGCCGCCGGGGATGACGTCCATCACGACGGTGTTGCCATCTTTTTCACGCAACGCCGCGCCGATGCCTTCCAGCTCCAGATTCATGCTGATCTGAAAGTCGTGGTAGGTCGATGGCGACATGTAGGTCGAGTGAGGATCGTAGCCCATGGTGACGGCCGTCAAATACATTTCCAACAGGTCGTCGCTGTCGGTCGACTTCCAACGACGGGCATAGCGAGAGTATCGACGTCGCAGCAGATCCAGAGCCTCTTCGCCCGTCTTGTCGTCATCTTTCAAGTCCAACAGGGCGTACTTGATCTGGCGGCGCCATCGCTCGTCGGCTTCCTGATCCGTCTTTGCATAAGTCGTCTTCTCGGGGTCGATGATCAGCACTTCCTCTTTGTTGAAATCAATATTCTCCTTCAACAATTTCATCGCTACCTCAACCCGTTCGCTGACGCGTTGGTTGAAACGCCCAAAGATCTTATAAGCCAACGACAGATCGCCTTCACGCACCATGTCGTCGATCTGCGTGGAGTACTGACGGAACTCATCGACGTCGGATTGACGGAAATAGAGCTTCAAAGGATCGAACTGATCCAAGTACAGATCCAAGGCCCGTTTGCTGATCGAATCGTCCAACTCCGAACCAGAAACGTGATACTCGGGCATCAACCGAGCGATCAGCCGGGCGACCGTACGGTCTTTCGGCCCGGCTCCGGGCAACTCCTGTGCTTCCGCCAGGACAGCAGTGCACAGAAACGAAAGGGCCAGTAACGATGCCAGAAAACGGTGACTCACTCGATGATCCATAACGAATACCTGTTCGGGTTTTGATCTCATTGTGTATCTCTCTCGGGGCAGTAACCACATCGCGTCGGGTTTGACGCGGCAAGCGTGATGACTGCGCCGGGATTGAAGGTAGGGAATCGTAGGAAAGTGACAAAAATGGGGCAATGTTGGTTTTGGCCGCCAACACCCCCTATTCCATACGAACTGTGCCGTCGATCGGTTTTCCCATCGCCCCCTATCTTACCCGATCTCAAGTCCATCCTGCTTGCCACTACTGGCCAGAAGTTCCTTCTTGAGTCTCCTGCTGGGCCCCGCCTTGAGTCTCCTGCTGGTCACCACCCAGGGTCGGATCCTCCGCCGGAGCCAGTTCGACCTCCAGGATCATTTCCTTTCCATCTCGCTGAATTTTGACCTTTTCGAACGATCCGATGGGGGTCCGCTCGATCGCCTCTTGCAAACTCGTCAAATCACGCACCCTTTGGTCACCAAATTCTAGGATCACGTCCAGTTGCTTGAATCCCGCCCGCTCAGCGACCGAATCTTTGATGATTTGATAGACC from Stieleria varia carries:
- a CDS encoding GNAT family N-acetyltransferase, which encodes MAIEILKADLSNPDHQCAVLAMMEAYSCDPMGDGHGLSDYAKENLISGLSEHPTTIVFLALDNKTPCGIATCFRGFSTFAAKPLINISDFFVEPRLRGKGIGNQLLFAIENEARRIGCCKLSLEVQENNPVARGIYTRFGFQQAVYAADSDGGGSQYMVKQLT
- a CDS encoding Clp protease N-terminal domain-containing protein, which translates into the protein METIRQSLDYVAAHKHDYVGIEHILLVLTAPDTDIAVAKHSDLAVSCARVRELVNKQITSGNGDGSTNVPQTPQAKQLLVNSIHIAKALGHLGVNPEHMFLAFLDLESEPMVQLISDDAMVDVNTMRRQLTSASELDKYTLPFPPGIDW
- a CDS encoding GspE/PulE family protein; its protein translation is MTSQNGIDFQEMEHLEAETELMPPELYTANLIEWALERHASDLFVSDSENSVTVSIRQMGRIRLVRRLAKDYGRRLQGHLKILASADAGDHIRPVEGRGVITTPDGSVADMRLSAVPTLFGQDVAIRLFDPVRGSRQLEQLGLDDTDRKMIESLLNHTSGMILVTGPVASGKSSTLYAMLDHLNDGTRKIHTIEDPVEHSLVGVMQSQVNLRAGLDFSDLLTVVLRHSPDVIMIGEIRDHRTAETAVRAGASGQLVLATIHSTSSAEAIDMMLQYNINRKFMASALIGVINQRLIRRLCSQCRSPIELFQPIEVSDRTVGRMTDGEKPILYRPQGCSTCHEIGFDSLCPVAEVMQVDQGLKDAIADGAAAMELERLATQRGMLTLGESAQLAVLTGKTSPLEACRSVNDPHLAELCQMIPT
- a CDS encoding ATP-grasp domain-containing protein gives rise to the protein MAISSDHSNPLEDHLRIFVGEFVSGGGLSDHPISEIPSSLRREGVAMLQAIAGDIAEFAEAVVPLDGRLKISIPGVEVVKHDPAQPLWSQWIDAASKCDAALIVAPESDGMLAKGVAMLRAAGIDVIACSGDFLRVASDKLLTAKRLHAAGVAHPLYLATADTRYESQLLDFDRFVVKPRDGCGTQQIRTFDRYDDAVDALTDDGILQGWMPGRSISIALVASGRSQTYLPAVAQEITDESCHYAGGCGPLDDDAQRRATALASRAISAMPPTVRGFVGLDLILGKCPSEDCVIEINPRLTTSYVGLRWMIKGNLAARLFNREKGRVSCKRAVESVRWTPDGHVWLDDSVAQNA
- a CDS encoding carboxy terminal-processing peptidase — translated: MRSKPEQVFVMDHRVSHRFLASLLALSFLCTAVLAEAQELPGAGPKDRTVARLIARLMPEYHVSGSELDDSISKRALDLYLDQFDPLKLYFRQSDVDEFRQYSTQIDDMVREGDLSLAYKIFGRFNQRVSERVEVAMKLLKENIDFNKEEVLIIDPEKTTYAKTDQEADERWRRQIKYALLDLKDDDKTGEEALDLLRRRYSRYARRWKSTDSDDLLEMYLTAVTMGYDPHSTYMSPSTYHDFQISMNLELEGIGAALREKDGNTVVMDVIPGGAADQDGKLKPDDVIIMVGQGEEGEMVDIVEMPLKDVVDLIRGNAGTTVRLGVKVGGKGTMETYKITRAKVELEESAARGKVIEHNAPDGTTKKIGFINLPSFYMDMEAARLQRADFRSSTRDVRRILADFRRQGVEGVVLDLSRNGGGSLTEAINLTGLFINRGPVVQVKDSDGQVTQYADEESGTDWNGPLVVLTSKFSASASEIFAGAIKDYGRGIIVGDPATHGKGTVQTLMDVGQRIFSVQRKQYGALKVTLQQFYLPDGRSTQREGVAADLVLPSLTQKMDVAESDLKYALESDQVSAAPHDVYGMVPANLLAQLRSSSAKRVENNQEFVDLIRRVNLYVKQKEENSVPLKEDEFFARRKELDAQKEDEEKELEQEVNEKKVFADTFYNKEVLSITAEYIQGLREQNLAQAG